The Papaver somniferum cultivar HN1 chromosome 3, ASM357369v1, whole genome shotgun sequence genome includes a region encoding these proteins:
- the LOC113356766 gene encoding AT-rich interactive domain-containing protein 6-like isoform X2 produces MKDNEVMAGQDSTDTSGGEEEMVHEEVEEHEESVHSEGDQSPDENGIEHNIDDDEDDDEPERSKRDDPDEEDNEEEEEEDEDDDDDDEEDDEDDEVSPVNHVVAAARTEHKFVVDDDEEELNHEETGVQDLRRHRENGVKVEVLPKKEMSIEHHRLSTEGSNQSFATDVHMVEGDDPGTEEEQAAFMKELENFFMEKSMEFKPPKFYGEGLNCLKLWRAVTRLGGYDQVTTCKLWRQVGESFNPPKTCTTVSWSFRGFYEKALLEYERHKMHGGELHIPASLANPSSAERQVSGHQAPGPGRARRDAAARAMQGWHSQRLLGNGEVGDPIIKQEKNSISTPKRDKHLKNIAIPSSALKRKKASIMERSVKSAHTTFKTAKPQVDTMVADIGNPADWVKINVRRTGNDAFMQKDCFEVYALVPGLLREEVRVQSDPAGRLVISGDPERPDNPWGVTPFKKVISLPSRIDPHQTSAVVTLHGQLFVRVPFEQSDL; encoded by the exons ATGAAGGATAATGAGGTAATGGCAGGTCAAGATTCGACAGATACatcaggaggagaagaagaaatggTTCATGAAGAAGTAGAGGAGCATGAGGAGTCTGTTCATTCAGAGGGTGATCAAAGTCCTGATGAGAATGGGATTGAACACAATATAGATGACGACGAGGATGATGATGAACCAGAAAGGAGTAAACGGGATGATCCTGACGAAGAAGACaatgaggaggaggaagaagaagatgaagatgatgatgatgatgatgaagaggacGATGAGGATGACGAAGTGAGTCCTGTAAATCATGTTGTAGCTGCTGCACGGACAGAGCATAAATTTGTGGTggatgacgatgaagaagaacttaaccATGAGGAGACTGGTGTACAGGATCTTCGAAGACatagagaaaatggtgtgaaggTGGAGGTACTACCAAAAAAGGAAATGAGTATCGAGCATCACCGTCTCAGCACAGAAGGTTCCAACCAGTCGTTTGCTACTGACGTACACATGGTTGAGGGTGATGACCCTGGAACTGAAGAAGAGCAGGCTGCATTCATGAAAGAACTAGAGAATTTCTTCATGGAGAAGAGCATGGAATTTAAACCGCCAAAGTTTTATGGAGAGGGTCTAAATTGCCTCAA GTTATGGAGGGCGGTAACTAGGTTGGGTGGCTATGACCAG GTAACCACTTGCAAGTTGTGGCGACAAGTTGGGGAATCTTTTAACCCTCCAAA AACTTGTACCACGGTCTCTTGGTCATTCCGGGGTTTCTACGAGAAG GCACTTCTGGAGTATGAAAGGCATAAAATGCATGGTGGTGAGCTCCATATCCCTGCATCCCTGGCAAATCCCTCAAGTGCTGAACGTCAG GTCAGTGGTCATCAAGCACCAGGACCTGGTAGGGCAAGAAGAGATGCAGCTGCACGAGCCATGCAGGGTTGGCATTCTCAGCGTCTGCTTGGGAATGGTGAAGTTGGTGACCCTATCATTAAG CAGGAGAAAAACTCTATTTCTACGCCAAAGCGTGACAAACACCTTAAAAACATTG CTATTCCGTCAAGTGCTCTGAAGCGTAAAAAAGCATCTATCATGGAGCGTTCTGTCAAAAGTGCACATACTACTTTCAAAACAGCTAAGCCGCA GGTGGATACCATGGTTGCTGATATTGGAAATCCAGCTGATTGGGTGAAGATTAATGTTCGAAGAACT GGAAATGATGCCTTTATGCAGAAAGATTGCTTTGAGGTGTATGCTTTAGTCCCTGGGCTTTTACGTGAGGAG GTGCGCGTCCAGTCAGATCCAGCAGGTCGTTTAGTGATTTCAGGTGATCCAGAGCGGCCAGATAATCCATGGGGCGTCACACCTTTCAAAAAG GTTATTAGCTTACCTTCGAGAATCGACCCGCATCAAACCTCTGCTGTGGTAACTTTACATGGCCAATTATTTGTACGCGTCCCATTCGAGCAGTCAGATTTGTAG
- the LOC113356766 gene encoding AT-rich interactive domain-containing protein 6-like isoform X7 — protein sequence MKDNEVMAGQDSTDTSGGEEEMVHEEVEEHEESVHSEGDQSPDENGIEHNIDDDEDDDEPERSKRDDPDEEDNEEEEEEDEDDDDDDEEDDEDDEVSPVNHVVAAARTEHKFVVDDDEEELNHEETGVQDLRRHRENGVKVEVLPKKEMSIEHHRLSTEGSNQSFATDVHMVEGDDPGTEEEQAAFMKELENFFMEKSMEFKPPKFYGEGLNCLKLWRAVTRLGGYDQVTTCKLWRQVGESFNPPKTCTTVSWSFRGFYEKALLEYERHKMHGGELHIPASLANPSSAERQVSGHQAPGPGRARRDAAARAMQGWHSQRLLGNGEVGDPIIKEKNSISTPKRDKHLKNIAIPSSALKRKKASIMERSVKSAHTTFKTAKPQVDTMVADIGNPADWVKINVRRTKDCFEVYALVPGLLREEVRVQSDPAGRLVISGDPERPDNPWGVTPFKKVISLPSRIDPHQTSAVVTLHGQLFVRVPFEQSDL from the exons ATGAAGGATAATGAGGTAATGGCAGGTCAAGATTCGACAGATACatcaggaggagaagaagaaatggTTCATGAAGAAGTAGAGGAGCATGAGGAGTCTGTTCATTCAGAGGGTGATCAAAGTCCTGATGAGAATGGGATTGAACACAATATAGATGACGACGAGGATGATGATGAACCAGAAAGGAGTAAACGGGATGATCCTGACGAAGAAGACaatgaggaggaggaagaagaagatgaagatgatgatgatgatgatgaagaggacGATGAGGATGACGAAGTGAGTCCTGTAAATCATGTTGTAGCTGCTGCACGGACAGAGCATAAATTTGTGGTggatgacgatgaagaagaacttaaccATGAGGAGACTGGTGTACAGGATCTTCGAAGACatagagaaaatggtgtgaaggTGGAGGTACTACCAAAAAAGGAAATGAGTATCGAGCATCACCGTCTCAGCACAGAAGGTTCCAACCAGTCGTTTGCTACTGACGTACACATGGTTGAGGGTGATGACCCTGGAACTGAAGAAGAGCAGGCTGCATTCATGAAAGAACTAGAGAATTTCTTCATGGAGAAGAGCATGGAATTTAAACCGCCAAAGTTTTATGGAGAGGGTCTAAATTGCCTCAA GTTATGGAGGGCGGTAACTAGGTTGGGTGGCTATGACCAG GTAACCACTTGCAAGTTGTGGCGACAAGTTGGGGAATCTTTTAACCCTCCAAA AACTTGTACCACGGTCTCTTGGTCATTCCGGGGTTTCTACGAGAAG GCACTTCTGGAGTATGAAAGGCATAAAATGCATGGTGGTGAGCTCCATATCCCTGCATCCCTGGCAAATCCCTCAAGTGCTGAACGTCAG GTCAGTGGTCATCAAGCACCAGGACCTGGTAGGGCAAGAAGAGATGCAGCTGCACGAGCCATGCAGGGTTGGCATTCTCAGCGTCTGCTTGGGAATGGTGAAGTTGGTGACCCTATCATTAAG GAGAAAAACTCTATTTCTACGCCAAAGCGTGACAAACACCTTAAAAACATTG CTATTCCGTCAAGTGCTCTGAAGCGTAAAAAAGCATCTATCATGGAGCGTTCTGTCAAAAGTGCACATACTACTTTCAAAACAGCTAAGCCGCA GGTGGATACCATGGTTGCTGATATTGGAAATCCAGCTGATTGGGTGAAGATTAATGTTCGAAGAACT AAAGATTGCTTTGAGGTGTATGCTTTAGTCCCTGGGCTTTTACGTGAGGAG GTGCGCGTCCAGTCAGATCCAGCAGGTCGTTTAGTGATTTCAGGTGATCCAGAGCGGCCAGATAATCCATGGGGCGTCACACCTTTCAAAAAG GTTATTAGCTTACCTTCGAGAATCGACCCGCATCAAACCTCTGCTGTGGTAACTTTACATGGCCAATTATTTGTACGCGTCCCATTCGAGCAGTCAGATTTGTAG
- the LOC113356766 gene encoding AT-rich interactive domain-containing protein 6-like isoform X5, translating to MKDNEVMAGQDSTDTSGGEEEMVHEEVEEHEESVHSEGDQSPDENGIEHNIDDDEDDDEPERSKRDDPDEEDNEEEEEEDEDDDDDDEEDDEDDEVSPVNHVVAAARTEHKFVVDDDEEELNHEETGVQDLRRHRENGVKVEVLPKKEMSIEHHRLSTEGSNQSFATDVHMVEGDDPGTEEEQAAFMKELENFFMEKSMEFKPPKFYGEGLNCLKLWRAVTRLGGYDQVTTCKLWRQVGESFNPPKTCTTVSWSFRGFYEKALLEYERHKMHGGELHIPASLANPSSAERQVSGHQAPGPGRARRDAAARAMQGWHSQRLLGNGEVGDPIIKQEKNSISTPKRDKHLKNIAIPSSALKRKKASIMERSVKSAHTTFKTAKPQVDTMVADIGNPADWVKINVRRTKDCFEVYALVPGLLREEVRVQSDPAGRLVISGDPERPDNPWGVTPFKKVISLPSRIDPHQTSAVVTLHGQLFVRVPFEQSDL from the exons ATGAAGGATAATGAGGTAATGGCAGGTCAAGATTCGACAGATACatcaggaggagaagaagaaatggTTCATGAAGAAGTAGAGGAGCATGAGGAGTCTGTTCATTCAGAGGGTGATCAAAGTCCTGATGAGAATGGGATTGAACACAATATAGATGACGACGAGGATGATGATGAACCAGAAAGGAGTAAACGGGATGATCCTGACGAAGAAGACaatgaggaggaggaagaagaagatgaagatgatgatgatgatgatgaagaggacGATGAGGATGACGAAGTGAGTCCTGTAAATCATGTTGTAGCTGCTGCACGGACAGAGCATAAATTTGTGGTggatgacgatgaagaagaacttaaccATGAGGAGACTGGTGTACAGGATCTTCGAAGACatagagaaaatggtgtgaaggTGGAGGTACTACCAAAAAAGGAAATGAGTATCGAGCATCACCGTCTCAGCACAGAAGGTTCCAACCAGTCGTTTGCTACTGACGTACACATGGTTGAGGGTGATGACCCTGGAACTGAAGAAGAGCAGGCTGCATTCATGAAAGAACTAGAGAATTTCTTCATGGAGAAGAGCATGGAATTTAAACCGCCAAAGTTTTATGGAGAGGGTCTAAATTGCCTCAA GTTATGGAGGGCGGTAACTAGGTTGGGTGGCTATGACCAG GTAACCACTTGCAAGTTGTGGCGACAAGTTGGGGAATCTTTTAACCCTCCAAA AACTTGTACCACGGTCTCTTGGTCATTCCGGGGTTTCTACGAGAAG GCACTTCTGGAGTATGAAAGGCATAAAATGCATGGTGGTGAGCTCCATATCCCTGCATCCCTGGCAAATCCCTCAAGTGCTGAACGTCAG GTCAGTGGTCATCAAGCACCAGGACCTGGTAGGGCAAGAAGAGATGCAGCTGCACGAGCCATGCAGGGTTGGCATTCTCAGCGTCTGCTTGGGAATGGTGAAGTTGGTGACCCTATCATTAAG CAGGAGAAAAACTCTATTTCTACGCCAAAGCGTGACAAACACCTTAAAAACATTG CTATTCCGTCAAGTGCTCTGAAGCGTAAAAAAGCATCTATCATGGAGCGTTCTGTCAAAAGTGCACATACTACTTTCAAAACAGCTAAGCCGCA GGTGGATACCATGGTTGCTGATATTGGAAATCCAGCTGATTGGGTGAAGATTAATGTTCGAAGAACT AAAGATTGCTTTGAGGTGTATGCTTTAGTCCCTGGGCTTTTACGTGAGGAG GTGCGCGTCCAGTCAGATCCAGCAGGTCGTTTAGTGATTTCAGGTGATCCAGAGCGGCCAGATAATCCATGGGGCGTCACACCTTTCAAAAAG GTTATTAGCTTACCTTCGAGAATCGACCCGCATCAAACCTCTGCTGTGGTAACTTTACATGGCCAATTATTTGTACGCGTCCCATTCGAGCAGTCAGATTTGTAG
- the LOC113356766 gene encoding AT-rich interactive domain-containing protein 6-like isoform X1 — translation MKDNEVMAGQDSTDTSGGEEEMVHEEVEEHEESVHSEGDQSPDENGIEHNIDDDEDDDEPERSKRDDPDEEDNEEEEEEDEDDDDDDEEDDEDDEVSPVNHVVAAARTEHKFVVDDDEEELNHEETGVQDLRRHRENGVKVEVLPKKEMSIEHHRLSTEGSNQSFATDVHMVEGDDPGTEEEQAAFMKELENFFMEKSMEFKPPKFYGEGLNCLKLWRAVTRLGGYDQVTTCKLWRQVGESFNPPKTCTTVSWSFRGFYEKALLEYERHKMHGGELHIPASLANPSSAERQVSGHQAPGPGRARRDAAARAMQGWHSQRLLGNGEVGDPIIKPNMFLVQQEKNSISTPKRDKHLKNIAIPSSALKRKKASIMERSVKSAHTTFKTAKPQVDTMVADIGNPADWVKINVRRTGNDAFMQKDCFEVYALVPGLLREEVRVQSDPAGRLVISGDPERPDNPWGVTPFKKVISLPSRIDPHQTSAVVTLHGQLFVRVPFEQSDL, via the exons ATGAAGGATAATGAGGTAATGGCAGGTCAAGATTCGACAGATACatcaggaggagaagaagaaatggTTCATGAAGAAGTAGAGGAGCATGAGGAGTCTGTTCATTCAGAGGGTGATCAAAGTCCTGATGAGAATGGGATTGAACACAATATAGATGACGACGAGGATGATGATGAACCAGAAAGGAGTAAACGGGATGATCCTGACGAAGAAGACaatgaggaggaggaagaagaagatgaagatgatgatgatgatgatgaagaggacGATGAGGATGACGAAGTGAGTCCTGTAAATCATGTTGTAGCTGCTGCACGGACAGAGCATAAATTTGTGGTggatgacgatgaagaagaacttaaccATGAGGAGACTGGTGTACAGGATCTTCGAAGACatagagaaaatggtgtgaaggTGGAGGTACTACCAAAAAAGGAAATGAGTATCGAGCATCACCGTCTCAGCACAGAAGGTTCCAACCAGTCGTTTGCTACTGACGTACACATGGTTGAGGGTGATGACCCTGGAACTGAAGAAGAGCAGGCTGCATTCATGAAAGAACTAGAGAATTTCTTCATGGAGAAGAGCATGGAATTTAAACCGCCAAAGTTTTATGGAGAGGGTCTAAATTGCCTCAA GTTATGGAGGGCGGTAACTAGGTTGGGTGGCTATGACCAG GTAACCACTTGCAAGTTGTGGCGACAAGTTGGGGAATCTTTTAACCCTCCAAA AACTTGTACCACGGTCTCTTGGTCATTCCGGGGTTTCTACGAGAAG GCACTTCTGGAGTATGAAAGGCATAAAATGCATGGTGGTGAGCTCCATATCCCTGCATCCCTGGCAAATCCCTCAAGTGCTGAACGTCAG GTCAGTGGTCATCAAGCACCAGGACCTGGTAGGGCAAGAAGAGATGCAGCTGCACGAGCCATGCAGGGTTGGCATTCTCAGCGTCTGCTTGGGAATGGTGAAGTTGGTGACCCTATCATTAAG CCAAACATGTTTCTTGTTCAGCAGGAGAAAAACTCTATTTCTACGCCAAAGCGTGACAAACACCTTAAAAACATTG CTATTCCGTCAAGTGCTCTGAAGCGTAAAAAAGCATCTATCATGGAGCGTTCTGTCAAAAGTGCACATACTACTTTCAAAACAGCTAAGCCGCA GGTGGATACCATGGTTGCTGATATTGGAAATCCAGCTGATTGGGTGAAGATTAATGTTCGAAGAACT GGAAATGATGCCTTTATGCAGAAAGATTGCTTTGAGGTGTATGCTTTAGTCCCTGGGCTTTTACGTGAGGAG GTGCGCGTCCAGTCAGATCCAGCAGGTCGTTTAGTGATTTCAGGTGATCCAGAGCGGCCAGATAATCCATGGGGCGTCACACCTTTCAAAAAG GTTATTAGCTTACCTTCGAGAATCGACCCGCATCAAACCTCTGCTGTGGTAACTTTACATGGCCAATTATTTGTACGCGTCCCATTCGAGCAGTCAGATTTGTAG
- the LOC113356766 gene encoding AT-rich interactive domain-containing protein 6-like isoform X4, whose protein sequence is MKDNEVMAGQDSTDTSGGEEEMVHEEVEEHEESVHSEGDQSPDENGIEHNIDDDEDDDEPERSKRDDPDEEDNEEEEEEDEDDDDDDEEDDEDDEVSPVNHVVAAARTEHKFVVDDDEEELNHEETGVQDLRRHRENGVKVEVLPKKEMSIEHHRLSTEGSNQSFATDVHMVEGDDPGTEEEQAAFMKELENFFMEKSMEFKPPKFYGEGLNCLKLWRAVTRLGGYDQVTTCKLWRQVGESFNPPKTCTTVSWSFRGFYEKALLEYERHKMHGGELHIPASLANPSSAERQVSGHQAPGPGRARRDAAARAMQGWHSQRLLGNGEVGDPIIKEKNSISTPKRDKHLKNIAIPSSALKRKKASIMERSVKSAHTTFKTAKPQVDTMVADIGNPADWVKINVRRTGNDAFMQKDCFEVYALVPGLLREEVRVQSDPAGRLVISGDPERPDNPWGVTPFKKVISLPSRIDPHQTSAVVTLHGQLFVRVPFEQSDL, encoded by the exons ATGAAGGATAATGAGGTAATGGCAGGTCAAGATTCGACAGATACatcaggaggagaagaagaaatggTTCATGAAGAAGTAGAGGAGCATGAGGAGTCTGTTCATTCAGAGGGTGATCAAAGTCCTGATGAGAATGGGATTGAACACAATATAGATGACGACGAGGATGATGATGAACCAGAAAGGAGTAAACGGGATGATCCTGACGAAGAAGACaatgaggaggaggaagaagaagatgaagatgatgatgatgatgatgaagaggacGATGAGGATGACGAAGTGAGTCCTGTAAATCATGTTGTAGCTGCTGCACGGACAGAGCATAAATTTGTGGTggatgacgatgaagaagaacttaaccATGAGGAGACTGGTGTACAGGATCTTCGAAGACatagagaaaatggtgtgaaggTGGAGGTACTACCAAAAAAGGAAATGAGTATCGAGCATCACCGTCTCAGCACAGAAGGTTCCAACCAGTCGTTTGCTACTGACGTACACATGGTTGAGGGTGATGACCCTGGAACTGAAGAAGAGCAGGCTGCATTCATGAAAGAACTAGAGAATTTCTTCATGGAGAAGAGCATGGAATTTAAACCGCCAAAGTTTTATGGAGAGGGTCTAAATTGCCTCAA GTTATGGAGGGCGGTAACTAGGTTGGGTGGCTATGACCAG GTAACCACTTGCAAGTTGTGGCGACAAGTTGGGGAATCTTTTAACCCTCCAAA AACTTGTACCACGGTCTCTTGGTCATTCCGGGGTTTCTACGAGAAG GCACTTCTGGAGTATGAAAGGCATAAAATGCATGGTGGTGAGCTCCATATCCCTGCATCCCTGGCAAATCCCTCAAGTGCTGAACGTCAG GTCAGTGGTCATCAAGCACCAGGACCTGGTAGGGCAAGAAGAGATGCAGCTGCACGAGCCATGCAGGGTTGGCATTCTCAGCGTCTGCTTGGGAATGGTGAAGTTGGTGACCCTATCATTAAG GAGAAAAACTCTATTTCTACGCCAAAGCGTGACAAACACCTTAAAAACATTG CTATTCCGTCAAGTGCTCTGAAGCGTAAAAAAGCATCTATCATGGAGCGTTCTGTCAAAAGTGCACATACTACTTTCAAAACAGCTAAGCCGCA GGTGGATACCATGGTTGCTGATATTGGAAATCCAGCTGATTGGGTGAAGATTAATGTTCGAAGAACT GGAAATGATGCCTTTATGCAGAAAGATTGCTTTGAGGTGTATGCTTTAGTCCCTGGGCTTTTACGTGAGGAG GTGCGCGTCCAGTCAGATCCAGCAGGTCGTTTAGTGATTTCAGGTGATCCAGAGCGGCCAGATAATCCATGGGGCGTCACACCTTTCAAAAAG GTTATTAGCTTACCTTCGAGAATCGACCCGCATCAAACCTCTGCTGTGGTAACTTTACATGGCCAATTATTTGTACGCGTCCCATTCGAGCAGTCAGATTTGTAG
- the LOC113356766 gene encoding AT-rich interactive domain-containing protein 6-like isoform X3, with amino-acid sequence MKDNEVMAGQDSTDTSGGEEEMVHEEVEEHEESVHSEGDQSPDENGIEHNIDDDEDDDEPERSKRDDPDEEDNEEEEEEDEDDDDDDEEDDEDDEVSPVNHVVAAARTEHKFVVDDDEEELNHEETGVQDLRRHRENGVKVEVLPKKEMSIEHHRLSTEGSNQSFATDVHMVEGDDPGTEEEQAAFMKELENFFMEKSMEFKPPKFYGEGLNCLKLWRAVTRLGGYDQVTTCKLWRQVGESFNPPKTCTTVSWSFRGFYEKALLEYERHKMHGGELHIPASLANPSSAERQVSGHQAPGPGRARRDAAARAMQGWHSQRLLGNGEVGDPIIKPNMFLVQQEKNSISTPKRDKHLKNIAIPSSALKRKKASIMERSVKSAHTTFKTAKPQVDTMVADIGNPADWVKINVRRTKDCFEVYALVPGLLREEVRVQSDPAGRLVISGDPERPDNPWGVTPFKKVISLPSRIDPHQTSAVVTLHGQLFVRVPFEQSDL; translated from the exons ATGAAGGATAATGAGGTAATGGCAGGTCAAGATTCGACAGATACatcaggaggagaagaagaaatggTTCATGAAGAAGTAGAGGAGCATGAGGAGTCTGTTCATTCAGAGGGTGATCAAAGTCCTGATGAGAATGGGATTGAACACAATATAGATGACGACGAGGATGATGATGAACCAGAAAGGAGTAAACGGGATGATCCTGACGAAGAAGACaatgaggaggaggaagaagaagatgaagatgatgatgatgatgatgaagaggacGATGAGGATGACGAAGTGAGTCCTGTAAATCATGTTGTAGCTGCTGCACGGACAGAGCATAAATTTGTGGTggatgacgatgaagaagaacttaaccATGAGGAGACTGGTGTACAGGATCTTCGAAGACatagagaaaatggtgtgaaggTGGAGGTACTACCAAAAAAGGAAATGAGTATCGAGCATCACCGTCTCAGCACAGAAGGTTCCAACCAGTCGTTTGCTACTGACGTACACATGGTTGAGGGTGATGACCCTGGAACTGAAGAAGAGCAGGCTGCATTCATGAAAGAACTAGAGAATTTCTTCATGGAGAAGAGCATGGAATTTAAACCGCCAAAGTTTTATGGAGAGGGTCTAAATTGCCTCAA GTTATGGAGGGCGGTAACTAGGTTGGGTGGCTATGACCAG GTAACCACTTGCAAGTTGTGGCGACAAGTTGGGGAATCTTTTAACCCTCCAAA AACTTGTACCACGGTCTCTTGGTCATTCCGGGGTTTCTACGAGAAG GCACTTCTGGAGTATGAAAGGCATAAAATGCATGGTGGTGAGCTCCATATCCCTGCATCCCTGGCAAATCCCTCAAGTGCTGAACGTCAG GTCAGTGGTCATCAAGCACCAGGACCTGGTAGGGCAAGAAGAGATGCAGCTGCACGAGCCATGCAGGGTTGGCATTCTCAGCGTCTGCTTGGGAATGGTGAAGTTGGTGACCCTATCATTAAG CCAAACATGTTTCTTGTTCAGCAGGAGAAAAACTCTATTTCTACGCCAAAGCGTGACAAACACCTTAAAAACATTG CTATTCCGTCAAGTGCTCTGAAGCGTAAAAAAGCATCTATCATGGAGCGTTCTGTCAAAAGTGCACATACTACTTTCAAAACAGCTAAGCCGCA GGTGGATACCATGGTTGCTGATATTGGAAATCCAGCTGATTGGGTGAAGATTAATGTTCGAAGAACT AAAGATTGCTTTGAGGTGTATGCTTTAGTCCCTGGGCTTTTACGTGAGGAG GTGCGCGTCCAGTCAGATCCAGCAGGTCGTTTAGTGATTTCAGGTGATCCAGAGCGGCCAGATAATCCATGGGGCGTCACACCTTTCAAAAAG GTTATTAGCTTACCTTCGAGAATCGACCCGCATCAAACCTCTGCTGTGGTAACTTTACATGGCCAATTATTTGTACGCGTCCCATTCGAGCAGTCAGATTTGTAG
- the LOC113356766 gene encoding AT-rich interactive domain-containing protein 6-like isoform X6 gives MVHEEVEEHEESVHSEGDQSPDENGIEHNIDDDEDDDEPERSKRDDPDEEDNEEEEEEDEDDDDDDEEDDEDDEVSPVNHVVAAARTEHKFVVDDDEEELNHEETGVQDLRRHRENGVKVEVLPKKEMSIEHHRLSTEGSNQSFATDVHMVEGDDPGTEEEQAAFMKELENFFMEKSMEFKPPKFYGEGLNCLKLWRAVTRLGGYDQVTTCKLWRQVGESFNPPKTCTTVSWSFRGFYEKALLEYERHKMHGGELHIPASLANPSSAERQVSGHQAPGPGRARRDAAARAMQGWHSQRLLGNGEVGDPIIKPNMFLVQQEKNSISTPKRDKHLKNIAIPSSALKRKKASIMERSVKSAHTTFKTAKPQVDTMVADIGNPADWVKINVRRTGNDAFMQKDCFEVYALVPGLLREEVRVQSDPAGRLVISGDPERPDNPWGVTPFKKVISLPSRIDPHQTSAVVTLHGQLFVRVPFEQSDL, from the exons atggTTCATGAAGAAGTAGAGGAGCATGAGGAGTCTGTTCATTCAGAGGGTGATCAAAGTCCTGATGAGAATGGGATTGAACACAATATAGATGACGACGAGGATGATGATGAACCAGAAAGGAGTAAACGGGATGATCCTGACGAAGAAGACaatgaggaggaggaagaagaagatgaagatgatgatgatgatgatgaagaggacGATGAGGATGACGAAGTGAGTCCTGTAAATCATGTTGTAGCTGCTGCACGGACAGAGCATAAATTTGTGGTggatgacgatgaagaagaacttaaccATGAGGAGACTGGTGTACAGGATCTTCGAAGACatagagaaaatggtgtgaaggTGGAGGTACTACCAAAAAAGGAAATGAGTATCGAGCATCACCGTCTCAGCACAGAAGGTTCCAACCAGTCGTTTGCTACTGACGTACACATGGTTGAGGGTGATGACCCTGGAACTGAAGAAGAGCAGGCTGCATTCATGAAAGAACTAGAGAATTTCTTCATGGAGAAGAGCATGGAATTTAAACCGCCAAAGTTTTATGGAGAGGGTCTAAATTGCCTCAA GTTATGGAGGGCGGTAACTAGGTTGGGTGGCTATGACCAG GTAACCACTTGCAAGTTGTGGCGACAAGTTGGGGAATCTTTTAACCCTCCAAA AACTTGTACCACGGTCTCTTGGTCATTCCGGGGTTTCTACGAGAAG GCACTTCTGGAGTATGAAAGGCATAAAATGCATGGTGGTGAGCTCCATATCCCTGCATCCCTGGCAAATCCCTCAAGTGCTGAACGTCAG GTCAGTGGTCATCAAGCACCAGGACCTGGTAGGGCAAGAAGAGATGCAGCTGCACGAGCCATGCAGGGTTGGCATTCTCAGCGTCTGCTTGGGAATGGTGAAGTTGGTGACCCTATCATTAAG CCAAACATGTTTCTTGTTCAGCAGGAGAAAAACTCTATTTCTACGCCAAAGCGTGACAAACACCTTAAAAACATTG CTATTCCGTCAAGTGCTCTGAAGCGTAAAAAAGCATCTATCATGGAGCGTTCTGTCAAAAGTGCACATACTACTTTCAAAACAGCTAAGCCGCA GGTGGATACCATGGTTGCTGATATTGGAAATCCAGCTGATTGGGTGAAGATTAATGTTCGAAGAACT GGAAATGATGCCTTTATGCAGAAAGATTGCTTTGAGGTGTATGCTTTAGTCCCTGGGCTTTTACGTGAGGAG GTGCGCGTCCAGTCAGATCCAGCAGGTCGTTTAGTGATTTCAGGTGATCCAGAGCGGCCAGATAATCCATGGGGCGTCACACCTTTCAAAAAG GTTATTAGCTTACCTTCGAGAATCGACCCGCATCAAACCTCTGCTGTGGTAACTTTACATGGCCAATTATTTGTACGCGTCCCATTCGAGCAGTCAGATTTGTAG